In Leptotrichia buccalis C-1013-b, the genomic window AAGTTCCGACCTGCACGAATGGTGAAATGATTTGGGAGCTGTCTTGGCTGGAGACCTGGTGAAGTTGTAATGTCGGTGAAGATACCGACTACCTGCAGTAGGACGGAAAGACCCCGTGGAGCTTTACTGTAGTTTGGCATTGGGTTTTGGCTGTGTGTGTATAGGATAGTTGGGAGACTGTGAAGTTAAGGCGTCAGTTTTAACTGAGTCGTCGTTGGAATACCAACCATATGCCGTTGAAATTCTAATCTGGTAACGGAGACAGTGCTAGATGGGCAGTTTGACTGGGGCGGTCGCCTCCAAAAGAGTAACGGAGGCGTTCAAAGGTTCCCTCAGGCTGGATGGAAATCAGCCTAAGAGTGCAAACGCATAAGGGAGCTTGACTGCAAGACTGACGGGTCGAGCAGGTACGAAAGTAGGAGTTAGTGATCCGGCGGTTCCGTATGGAAGGACCGTCGCTCAACGGATAAAAGCTACCCCGGGGATAACAGGCTGATACTTCCCAAGAGTCCATATCGACGGAAGTGTTTGGCACCTCGATGTCGGCTCGTCTCATCCTGGGGCTGGAGAAGGTCCCAAGGGTTGGGCTGTTCGCCCATTAAAGAGGCACGCGAGCTGGGTTCAGAACGTCGTGAGACAGTTCGGTCCCTATCCACTGCAGGCGCTTGAATACTGTAAAGATCTGACCTTAGTACGAGAGGACCGGGTTGGACAGACCTCTGATGTACCAGTTGTCACGCCAGTGGCATGGCTGGGTAGTCACGTCTGGAACGGATAATCGCTGAAAGCATCTAAGCGAGAAGCCGTCTTTGAGATGAGTATTCGCAGTATCCATGGAGAACACATGGTTGATAGGCCAGAGGTGTAAGTGCAGCAATGCATTCAGCTGACTGGTACTAATATTACATCTGCTTTTTAGTTAATCTTTTACTACTACTATTTATTTCTCATTGTCTTAACTTGACAATTTAATTTTTGAAGTTTGGTGATGTTAGCAGCAGGGATATACCCGGTTACATTTCGAACCCGGCAGTTAAGTCTGTTTACGCCTAAAATACTTGGATTTGTCCCGGGAAAATAGGTAGTTGCCAAACTTTTTTTCTTTTGCGTGTCTCCGTAGCTCAGCCGGTTAGAGCATCTGACTGTTAATCAGAGGGTCGTTGGTTCGAGTCCAACCGGGGACGCCATTTTTTTTATTTTTTTTTCCTGTAATTCCACTTCATAGCATGTCACTTACAGTTAGTTATTTTTTAATTTTAATCATCAAATCTATTCTTATACTATTCCCCGTCTAAATAGTACATAATTAGTAAAGAGTTAAAAGTTTTTATCCTTAACATAGTTTCTATTTTATAATGGGATTTAGTATTGGATTATTCTATTTAATACTAAACCCCGTTTAAAAATAAGAATAAATTTTTATAATAGGGTTGTTCAATAGCTAATTCATAATCATTCAGCTTTTTCCTTTTTTATTTTCGTAGGATTGCTCATTGCCGCAAATCCTACAACCTATGGATAGTCTACGACATTTTTTCTGCACTGCCAAAAAACTCGCTATGCTCAGACAGTTTTGTCAGCACAGAAAAATGCTCCGACATATTAGTTTATACTAGAATCTATTTAAAAGATGAAAATTATATCTTAAATTACTTGAAAATATTAGGTTTATCCTCTTTATTAAAAATGTTTTTAATAAATTTGTTATTTAAATGGGGTTTAGTATGAGATACTAATTTTATGTAATCTACTTTGTTTTAAAAATATAATTAAGAAAATTTAAGCAGATAGTTAAAATTTTAGTATGATTAAAGATTATAAAAGTAAGATAAAAGTAGATTTTATGATTTTTGTTGGTATAATTTTATTTTAAGAATAATATTATTTTTTATATATAAAATATAATAAAAAATTAGAAAAAGGTTGAAAAAGTTTTTTTTGTATGATATAAAGTATTAGGAATAAAATAAAAATATTTATAAAATATTTGATAGTTTTATCGTAGTAATTTGGAAATAGTGTGAAATTATTTTATAAATTGAAATTAAGAGTTTAGACTACATTATTTAGGTAGAGAAATTTTCTTGATTTATACTTAGGTTATAGTTTAAGTATAATAGAGTTAAGTGATTTGTCGCTTAAATAGTGTAGTTTAAATTTTTTATGTTATCATAATTTATAAAGCCGAAAAGAATATAAAAAATAAGATAGATTTTGGATTTTTATAGACATCCTAATGTTCAATTGATAAAATAAATAGTCTGACGTTTGAGTAAGATAATTATAATTTTTTGATGGAATGATAAAAGTAGTATAAATTTTAAATTTTTAGATATACTTTATTTATGTAATATTTAAAAATAAACAGAAGAAAGGAAATTAAAATGAATAAAGAATTGAAATTATATATTGTGAGACATGGGCAAACAGAATGGAATGTTTTGGAAAAGTTTCAAGGGCAATTAAATTCACCACTTACAGAAAGAGGAATTGAAAAAGTTGGGAAAATCGGGAAGGAACTTGAAAATGTGAAATTTGAGGCTGTATATACGAGTGAGCTTGGGAGAACTATTGGGACAGCTGAGATAATTTTGGAGAAGAATAATTTTGAGAAGAAAAAAAATATAGAGAAAAGATTGAAATTAAAAAAATTACCTGAATTAAATGAAATTTATTTTGGAGAATGGCAAGGGATGGATTTTAAGGAAATTTTTTTGAAATATCCAGAAGAGGCTCATAATTATTTTTATGATGTAAAAAATTATTGTGCGAAAAATGTGAAAGGAGAGGAATTGAAAGATGGACTCGAAAGATTTTTGTTAGGGTTGAAAAAGATTGTAAATAATAATGAAGAAGGGAATATTTTAATCGTAACTCATGGGACGGTTTTGGAATTATTTTTTAATTATATTGAAAATAAGGAAGCTGATGATTTGGATGAAAGGAAATTAATTGGAAATGGTGAATATCGGATATTTACTTATAAAAATGGAAAATATTTGATGGAAACTTTGGGAAAAAAATTATAAAAAGATGAATAAATCTGAGATTTGAGTAAAATTATTTTCATTATTAGATTTGATTTCAAAATATGCTTTAAACCTGTTAAAATTGAACTGATAAAATTAAGAAAAATTAGGGTTTAAGTAAAATAGTCATAACTTTTGAGTTCTGTTTTAAAGTAGTTTTACTATAATGTTGATAATTTCTGAAATAAAATTTTTAAGAATAAGTAATCGAGTATATTTGGAAACTATAAATTTTAAAATTAATTAGAAATAATAGAAATTTTTTGAAAGTGGAAAAAATATGTAAGGACAGAAATTATTTGGAATACTTGAAAAATAAAAGAGAAACAATTTTTTGTTTTTTAGGAAAATCTTATGATTACAAGAATGTTTACAAAAAATAAGAATAAGAAGAGGAAAATAAAATGATTTGGATAATTGGCGGAACAAAGGATTCTAGAGATATTTTAGATGAAATTTTAAAAGTTAGTAAAGAAAAAATTGTTATCAGTACAGCAACTGAATATGGGGGAAAATTGCTTAAAGATGTGGGAGAAAATGAAAATGTGGAAGTGATTTCTGAAAGATTGAATGTAATGCAGATTGAAAAAATAATTTCAGAAAAAAATATTGATCTGATAATTGATGCAAGTCATCCGTATGCTCAAAATATTAGTAAAATTGTCATTTCGATGGTGAGTTTTTTGAATGAAAGAGCGAAATCTGAAAAGAAAATTTTGAAATACATAAGATTTGAAAGAAAAATACTTGATTATGGAAGTGAAAATGTTTTTAAGTTTGAGAATGTTAAGGAACTAGTTGAGTTTTTGAATCAGTTTGAAAATAAAAATATACTGAGTACTTTAGGTTCAAATGCTTTGGAAGAGATTAAGGGAATTCGGGAAAAAAACAATTTATTTATAAGAATTTTGCCAACAACTTCTTCTATAGAAAATGCAGAAAATTTAGGATATCTTCCAAAAAATATTATTGCTATGCAAGGACCGTTTTCTAAAAATATGAATGTTGCAATGTTGGAAAATTTTAAGATTGATTATTTGATTACGAAGGAAAGTGGAGAAACTGGAGGGGAATTGGAAAAGCTGGAAGCATGTCAGGAATGTAAAGTTGGAATTTTGGCGATTAAGCGACCGGTTTTAGATTATGGAATTGTTTTTAATACAATTTCTGAACTAGTTAACTATGTAAAAAATTTAAGTGTTTAATGTTAATATGAAATTCGATTTTCATTTAAGCATGTTCACAGAGGGTTAAATCGAAAAATTAAATAATTTAAAATTTTGTAATTTTTATGTCCATTTTTGAAATATTATTTTAATGTAACATATATTACACTTATTATTATTAATTTGTGTTATAATTTTTTCATAGTGGACAATTTTACAAAATTTAGCATTAAAAGAGTCAAGAGGATATTTTATCTTTGTTAAAAATCGGCTCTTTTTTAAATATTTAAAATTATTGAATTAAATGGAAATTACATAGATTATTTTTATGAAAAAAATGTAAATTAAGGAGATGAATAATGTTTAGTTTAGACGATACACTTTATGAAATTATAAATAAATATCCTGAAGCTTTGGATTTTTTTATTGCTAATGGGTTTGAGCAATTGAAAAATAAACAGATGCTTGAGGTTATGGGGAAAAATATTAAGTTAAGAATGGCACTTATGTCAAAAAAAATTAATCAAGAACTGTTTGTTGAAAAACTGGAAACATTTTTGCAAAAAGATGCAGATATTGATGTTTCGCTAGATGAGAGCAAGGCTGATGAGAATAGTGACTTAATAATCGAGGGAGTACTGCCTTGCCCTATTAGAATACCACTTTTAGAAGGGATTAAGGAGTGGGTAAATGAGCAGAACGAAAAAAATGACTATACCATTTCGTATACCTTGAAATCAGCAAATTTAGGACTTGACTGGGTTGTAGAAAAAGTTAAGACAGGAAATCCTGATAAAGTTTCGGACGTGCTTCTTTCGGCTGGATTTGAATTATTTTTTGATAAGAATTTGATGGGACAGTACATGGAAAATGGTATTTTTGAAACACACCTTGAAAATATGAATAAAGATTTCTGCAACGAAACTATTGACTTGCGGGATCCTAAAAAGCGTTATGCAATAATGGGAGTTGTGCCAGCAATATTTTTGATAAACAAGACTTCTTTAGGAGATAGAAAAGCACCAGAAACTTGGGCAGACTTGTTAAATGAAGAATTTGAAGACTCAGTTGCATTACCAATGGCTGATTTGGACTTATTTAACGCTCTTCTTGCAAATCTTTACAAGGATTTCGGAATGGATGGAATACACAAATTGGCACGTTCATACAAAAAGAGCTTGCACCCTGCTCAAATGGTAAAAGCTAGAACTCGAACACCAGAAGCCCCTGCTGTCAGCATTATTCCATACTTCTTTTCACAAATGATTGATGGATCAGGAGATTTGGAGGCTGTATGGCCAAAAGATGGAGCTTTGCTAAGCCCGATATTTATGATTACAAAAAAATGTAAGGCAGATAAAATCAAGCCATTTATGGACTTATTTATGTCAAATGAAATTGGAACAATTTTTTCTGCAAACGGAAAATTCCCATCAACAAATCCAAATGTGGATAACCATTTAGAAGAACATCAGAATTTTAAATGGATTGGCTGGGATTACATCTATAGCCATGATATTGGAAAAATTATTCGTGAATGTGAAGATGAATTTAATAATGATGTGCAAAAAAGCCTTGCACAATAAAATTTAAAAAATAAAAAAGGAGAGATAACTATGAATTTAATAATATTTTCAGGCCCACCTTCATCAGGAAAAACAAGCGTTATTCTAAAAACAGTAGAAGCCTTAAAATCACAAGGAATGTCAGTTGGAGTAGTAAAATTCGACTGCCTTTACACAGATGATGACAAATTATACGCAAAAGCAGGAATTCCAGTAAAAAAAGGAATTTCAGGAGCTTTATGTCCAGATCATTTCTTTGTATCAAATATCGAGGAAGTCGTGCAATGGGGAAACAGCCTTGGGCTTTCAATATTAATTACAGAATCGGCAGGGCTTTGTAACAGATGTTCGCCATATATCAAGGACATCAAGGGAGTCTGTGTAATCGACAATTTATCAGGAATTAATACACCTAAAAAGATTGGACCATTATTAAAAGCCGCTGATATTGTGATTATCACAAAAGGGGACATTGTTTCACAAGCTGAACGTGAAGTTTTTGCCTCACGTGTGAACTCTGTAAATCCAAAAGCTGTAACAATGCATGTTAACGGGCTTACTGGACAAGGAGCGTACGAATTAAGCACACTTCTTTATGAGAAAGAACTGGAAATAGACAGCGTTCAAGGAATGGAACTTAGATTTCCAATGCCATCGGCACTTTGCTCTTACTGCTTAGGAGAAAAGAGAATCGGTGAAAAATATCAGATGGGTAATGTCCGAAAAATGAATTTACAGCAATAAAAAAATAGATAAAAATAATAAAAAAGGAAAAAATATGAAAAATAACGATTTAATAAATAAATTGACTATTAGTGAACTTAGTGAGAAATACCCCTTTGCAGAAAACTTTTTTACGGAAAACAACTTGCCTGTGGAAACTTTTCAGGATAAGACATTTCACGAGTTCATCGTAACTTTTGCAGAAGATAAAATTGAGGACTTTGCACTGGATGTTGAAAAAATTGAAGAAAGTCTTGTTGATTACATTGCACAGATGAAACTTTTTTTGGGAATGGAAGAGGAAAATTCGATTGATATGCTTACAATTGTCGCTGGGCAAGATAAATCTGGGAATAAAGAGGGATTTGAGCGGCTTGATATTCATAAGTCAGAAATTATTTCCATTGTAGGTCCTACAGGCTCTGGAAAATCAAGACTTCTTGCCGACATCGAATGGACTGCCCAGAAAGATACTCCAACACAGCGTCAAATCCTTATAAACGGTGAACTTCCAGACAAGAAATGGCGTTATTCCTCAAACAACAAATTAGTCGCACAACTATCACAAAACATGAATTTCGTTATGGATTTATCAGTAAAAGAATTTCTAGAACTGCACGCTCAAAGCCGAATGATTGAAGACATTGACGAAACTGTGGAAAAAATCATTACCGCTGCAAACAATCTGGCTGGAGAGCAATTTGACTTAACTACTGCAATCACAGCCCTAAGTGGTGGACAATCCCGTGCTTTAATGATTGCCGACACAGCTATTTTAAGTTCATCTCCAATTGTCCTAATTGACGAAATTGAAAATGCAGGAATTGACAGGAAAAAAGCCTTGGAATTACTTGTTTCATCAGACAAAATCGTATTAATGGCAACACACGACCCAACATTAGCACTAATAGCAGACAAACGAATTATAATAAAAAATGGTGGAATCAGTAAAATTATTACAACAAGCCCTGAAGAAAAGAAAATTTTGAAAAAACTGGATGAAATGGATGATATTATTCAAAAAATGAGAAGCGATTTGAGAAAAGGGAAAATTTTAAAAAGTGATTTTTAATCCAGAAATTTGTTTTTAAAAATTAATAATAAAAGTAAATTAGGGAGAAATATTCAGAATTTGTTTATTTTCTCTCTTTTTAAATTATATATAAAATTTTTATCCTAATCGATTGTATTTCTTTACCCCATTGCTAAATATTCATCACAAATTTATTTATTTCAAAATTATAAATCATTTATTTCTATTTCAAGATAACTGTTTATTTTCCTAGGCATTTCTAAAAACTTCTTTTTTCCTAATAAAGCTCTTGTGAATTCTTCTATTGTACAACTCCAATCATCATAGTCTCCAAACCAATCTATAAAATCTACTCTGTCTTTGAATATAAAAAAATCTAATGTTTCTCCATAGCCCTCAACACATTCTTTTTCACCATTCTTTATTTTTTCTATTTCTTTTAGAAAATAGTCTATTCCCTCAGATTTTATTTCAGTTAATTTCCTACTAAGAAATACAGAATAACCTATATTATATTTTTCTCCGTTAATAATACTACAGAATTCTCCCCATAATTCTCCATTTTTACTTATATAATAATAGAATTTCATTTTCATTTTATATCTCCTTCATAAATAGGTTGATTATGATTGATACATCCTTACATTTATATTCTTAATTCTAATTTTTTAAATATATATCATAATTTTTTCTTTATATTCCTTTAATTCTTCTTCTGTCATTCTATTCGGTATTTTTAACTTAGAAAATTCATTAACAAAATATTTAAATAAAAATCTATCTTTCATATTTAATATTTCTATCAAACGATTTTTGTCTTGCTCTTCGCAATATTTTTCTATAAATTTTCTTAATATTGCATATTCTTCTATCCAATCTTTCATGATGTTACCTCTTTTCTCTTAATATTAAATCTGTTCTTGGATTTGGTAAAATATCCAATTTATCATATTTTATATCCATTTTATCAACAGGAAGCAATTTAAAAGCACCACCTTTACCATGTTCGGGATACGACATAGTAAATGGTTCCAACTCTTTTCCAGTATCTCCATAAGTATTATGTAAAATATTTACTTATACTTTTTCTAACTTATTATCATCTTCATAATATCTGCTTGCACTTTTTCTTTTATTATTTTCAACATTAAGAAGATAATAAATTCTTTTATCTTTATCATGCCAATAAATTTTTCTAACAGTTGCTTTTTTATCAGGATATTTAATTAATTTAACTTTATCACCTATATCAAATTTTGGTTTACTTGTCAGTTCATATCCTTCTCTTTTTATTCTCATTTTTTCATTGGTTGTTAATAATTCTACTAGTATATATTCTTCATTCTCATCATCTTTTGCACACTTTAATATTGTAGAAGTTGGATCTCCGTATACTTTTTGTTTACTCTCAAAATCATAATATTTTAATCTTGATTCCATATAAGAACCCTTTAAAACACCATAAGTTCCTAAATAATTTTGTTTCATTTATTTCACTCCTTTTTACATGAATTAAATAATTACACTTTTTCAAACTTATTATTGTCTTCATAATATCTGCTTGCACTTTTTCTTTTATTATTTTCAACATTAAGAAGATAATAAATTCTTTTATCTTTATCATGCCTATAAATTTTTCTAAAAGTTGCTTTTTTATCAGGATATTTAATTAAT contains:
- a CDS encoding histidine phosphatase family protein, with translation MNKELKLYIVRHGQTEWNVLEKFQGQLNSPLTERGIEKVGKIGKELENVKFEAVYTSELGRTIGTAEIILEKNNFEKKKNIEKRLKLKKLPELNEIYFGEWQGMDFKEIFLKYPEEAHNYFYDVKNYCAKNVKGEELKDGLERFLLGLKKIVNNNEEGNILIVTHGTVLELFFNYIENKEADDLDERKLIGNGEYRIFTYKNGKYLMETLGKKL
- the cobK gene encoding precorrin-6A reductase, with the protein product MIWIIGGTKDSRDILDEILKVSKEKIVISTATEYGGKLLKDVGENENVEVISERLNVMQIEKIISEKNIDLIIDASHPYAQNISKIVISMVSFLNERAKSEKKILKYIRFERKILDYGSENVFKFENVKELVEFLNQFENKNILSTLGSNALEEIKGIREKNNLFIRILPTTSSIENAENLGYLPKNIIAMQGPFSKNMNVAMLENFKIDYLITKESGETGGELEKLEACQECKVGILAIKRPVLDYGIVFNTISELVNYVKNLSV
- a CDS encoding ABC transporter substrate-binding protein, with product MFSLDDTLYEIINKYPEALDFFIANGFEQLKNKQMLEVMGKNIKLRMALMSKKINQELFVEKLETFLQKDADIDVSLDESKADENSDLIIEGVLPCPIRIPLLEGIKEWVNEQNEKNDYTISYTLKSANLGLDWVVEKVKTGNPDKVSDVLLSAGFELFFDKNLMGQYMENGIFETHLENMNKDFCNETIDLRDPKKRYAIMGVVPAIFLINKTSLGDRKAPETWADLLNEEFEDSVALPMADLDLFNALLANLYKDFGMDGIHKLARSYKKSLHPAQMVKARTRTPEAPAVSIIPYFFSQMIDGSGDLEAVWPKDGALLSPIFMITKKCKADKIKPFMDLFMSNEIGTIFSANGKFPSTNPNVDNHLEEHQNFKWIGWDYIYSHDIGKIIRECEDEFNNDVQKSLAQ
- a CDS encoding GTP-binding protein, with amino-acid sequence MNLIIFSGPPSSGKTSVILKTVEALKSQGMSVGVVKFDCLYTDDDKLYAKAGIPVKKGISGALCPDHFFVSNIEEVVQWGNSLGLSILITESAGLCNRCSPYIKDIKGVCVIDNLSGINTPKKIGPLLKAADIVIITKGDIVSQAEREVFASRVNSVNPKAVTMHVNGLTGQGAYELSTLLYEKELEIDSVQGMELRFPMPSALCSYCLGEKRIGEKYQMGNVRKMNLQQ
- a CDS encoding ATP-binding cassette domain-containing protein, producing MKNNDLINKLTISELSEKYPFAENFFTENNLPVETFQDKTFHEFIVTFAEDKIEDFALDVEKIEESLVDYIAQMKLFLGMEEENSIDMLTIVAGQDKSGNKEGFERLDIHKSEIISIVGPTGSGKSRLLADIEWTAQKDTPTQRQILINGELPDKKWRYSSNNKLVAQLSQNMNFVMDLSVKEFLELHAQSRMIEDIDETVEKIITAANNLAGEQFDLTTAITALSGGQSRALMIADTAILSSSPIVLIDEIENAGIDRKKALELLVSSDKIVLMATHDPTLALIADKRIIIKNGGISKIITTSPEEKKILKKLDEMDDIIQKMRSDLRKGKILKSDF